One genomic region from Astyanax mexicanus isolate ESR-SI-001 unplaced genomic scaffold, AstMex3_surface scaffold_36, whole genome shotgun sequence encodes:
- the LOC125790797 gene encoding uncharacterized protein LOC125790797, with translation MLKAFLLIAVVVVELCGTVWCTMEYSRNMHITIQEGRAMPKLERCTTCCKKFHCPFCSSSLFNPTKLSKVKTHLESHFSRAVFQKEYTIHRCGLKCRPQLHYHCIHCQSTLSRKADFIKHVSLCKEKDSSVPHIPAKTNPTTPAPKTTTTPAPNTTTTPAPTTTTTPAPNTTTTPAPTTTTTPAPITTTIPARITTTTPAPITTPTPAPATITTPAPITTPTPAPATITTPAPITTPTPAPITTTTPAPTTSTSSISATSTTVNVTTMPKTQVKSICAKHKCPKCQVVMNKTNLKRHLERKHTHQYKDITASSNLQSECIDPENGIYTVYKAFHGTSVPLHVQNKVWGENQHVSCESTECQVNMELAWRSGIKAYQCIHLKSITYCALYASSPVLNEETLTEMVNSKWFGDDKKKLCLDRQNKAKNSHVPLSVCSRIGTPQTKKYISIYEPTVSYYSRLGRVMVTYDTKKNSWHCPCARTKRSCPHKYVAKWHLFQTHRELFRKVRSTEEGKHLSTATEDKDSNDEAELGSQLYPPKDIQKLKDITMYIYKYKKLPAVLPEHLRLPSMEKEYPRHLIPEELMCQHCPGNVPLSDPVLITQKAKILTNLCIVQGSVVDIIQ, from the exons ATGCTAAAGGCTTTTCTCCTCATAGCTGTTGTCGTCGTCGAATTGTGTGGCACAGTTTGGTGCACGATGGAGTACAGTCGGAAT ATGCATATAACAATTCAAGAGGGTCGAGCTATGCCTAAACTGGAAAGATGCACCACATGCTGCAAAAAGTTCCACTGCCCATTTTGCTCTTCATCTTTGTTCAACCCAACAAAGTTAAGCAAAGTCAAAACCCATTTAGAAAGCCATTTCAGCCGAGCTGTTTTCCAAAAAG AGTACACCATTCACAGATGTGGATTAAAGTGCAGACCACAATTGCATTACCATTGTATCCACTGCCAGTCAACGCTGTCACGTAAAGCAGACTTCATTAAACATGTGTCCTTGTGCAAGGAGAAGGACTCTTCTGTACCCCACATCCCAGCTAAAACTAACcccaccacccctgctccaaaaaccaccaccacccctgctccaaatacgaccaccacccctgctccaacaaccaccaccacccctgctccaaatacgaccaccacccctgctccaacaaccaccaccacccctgctccaataaCCACCACCATTCCTGCTCGaataaccaccaccacccctgctccaataaCCACCCCCACCCCTGCTCCAGCAACCAtcaccacccctgctccaataaCCACCCCCACCCCTGCTCCAGCAACCAtcaccacccctgctccaataaccacccccacccctgctccaataaccaccaccacccctgctccaacaACTTCCACCAGCTCAATTTCAGCAACCTCCACCACTGTCAATGTGACAACCATGCCAAAAACACAGGTGAAAAGCATCTGTGCAAAGCACAAATGTCCCAAATGCCAGGTTGTCATGaacaaaacaaatttaaaaaggcaccttgaaAGGAAACATACACACCAATATAAGGACATAACAGCAAGTTCAAATCTCCAGAGTGAATGCATAGATCCAGAGAATGGAATTTATACGGTCTACAAAGCTTTTCATGGTACAAGTGTTCCTCTGCATGTTCAAAATAAAGTATGGGGGGAAAATCAACATGTATCCTGTGAATCCACTGAGTGTCAAGTGAACATGGAGTTGGCATGGAGGAGTGGGATTAAGGCATATCAGTGCATACACCTCAAATCAATAACATACTGTGCATTGTATGCCTCCTCCCCTGTACTTAATGAAGAAACACTTACTGAGATGGTGAATAGCAAGTGGTTTGGTGATGATAAAAAGAAGCTCTGCCTTGATCGCCAAAACAAGGCCAAAAACAGCCATGTACCTCTGTCTGTGTGCTCTAGAATTGGAACCCCTCAGACCAAAAAATACATATCGATTTATGAGCCCACAGTTTCATACTACAGTCGATTGGGAAGAGTCATGGTGACGTACGACACCAAAAAAAATTCATGGCACTGTCCTTGTGCCAGGACAAAAAGATCATGCCCACATAAATACGTAGCCAAATGGCACTTGTTCCAAACACACCGTGAACTGTTCAGGAAAGTTCGGAGCACTGAGGAGGGGAAACACCTGAGTACAGCAACAGAGGACAAAGACAGTAATGATGAGGCTGAGCTGGGTAGCCAGTTATACCCACCAAAAGATATACAAAAATTGAAGGACATCACCATGTATATTTACAAGTACAAAAAGTTACCTGCTGTTCTGCCAGAACATTTGCGGCTTCCATCAATGGAAAAAGAATACCCAAGACACCTCATACCAGAGGAGTTGATGTGCCAGCACTGCCCAGGCAATGTGCCATTGAGTGATCCAGTTCTCATTACACAGAAGGCCAAAATCCTCACAAACTTGTGTATTGTTCAAGGTAGTGTGGTAGATATAATTCAGTAA